In Papio anubis isolate 15944 chromosome 17, Panubis1.0, whole genome shotgun sequence, the following are encoded in one genomic region:
- the CDK5R1 gene encoding cyclin-dependent kinase 5 activator 1 isoform X1 → MGTVLSLSPSYRKATLFEDGAATVGHYTAVQNSKNAKDKNLKRHSIISVLPWKRIVAVSAKKKNSKKVQPNSSYQNNITHLNNENLKKSLSCANLSTFAQPPPAQPPAPPASQLSGSQTGGSSSVKKAPHPAVTSAGTPKRVIVQASTSELLRCLGEFLCRRCYRLKHLSPTDPVLWLRSVDRSLLLQGWQDQGFITPANVVFLYMLCRDVISSEVGSDHELQAVLLTCLYLSYSYMGNEISYPLKPFLVESCKEAFWDRCLSVINLMSSKMLQINADPHYFTQVFSDLKNESGQEDKKRLLLGLDR, encoded by the coding sequence ATGGGCACGGTGCTGTCCCTGTCCCCCAGCTACCGGAAGGCCACGCTGTTTGAGGATGGCGCGGCCACCGTGGGCCACTATACGGCCGTACAGAACAGCAAGAACGCCAAGGACAAGAACCTGAAGCGCCACTCCATCATCTCCGTGCTGCCTTGGAAGAGAATCGTGGCCGTGTCGGCCAAGAAGAAGAACTCCAAGAAGGTGCAGCCCAACAGCAGCTACCAGAACAACATCACGCACCTCAACAATGAGAACCTGAAGAAGTCGCTGTCGTGCGCCAACCTGTCCACATTCGCCCAGCCCCCACCGGCCCAGCCGCCCGCACCCCCGGCCAGCCAGCTCTCGGGCTCCCAGACCGGGGGCTCCTCCTCGGTCAAGAAAGCCCCTCACCCTGCCGTCACCTCCGCAGGGACGCCCAAACGGGTCATCGTCCAGGCGTCCACCAGCGAGCTGCTGCGCTGCCTGGGTGAGTTTCTCTGCCGCCGGTGCTACCGCCTGAAGCACCTGTCCCCCACGGACCCCGTGCTCTGGCTGCGCAGCGTGGACCGCTCGCTGCTTCTGCAGGGCTGGCAGGACCAGGGCTTCATCACGCCGGCCAACGTGGTCTTCCTCTACATGCTCTGCAGGGATGTTATCTCCTCCGAGGTGGGCTCGGATCACGAGCTCCAGGCCGTCCTGCTGACGTGCCTGTACCTCTCCTACTCCTACATGGGCAACGAGATCTCCTACCCGCTCAAGCCCTTCCTGGTGGAGAGCTGCAAGGAGGCCTTTTGGGACCGTTGCCTCTCTGTCATCAACCTCATGAGCTCAAAGATGCTGCAGATAAATGCCGACCCACACTACTTCACACAGGTCTTCTCCGACCTGAAGAACGAGAGCGGCCAGGAGGACAAGAAGCGGCTCCTCCTAGGCCTGGATCGGTGA
- the CDK5R1 gene encoding cyclin-dependent kinase 5 activator 1 isoform X2 produces the protein MGTVLSLSPSYRKATLFEDGAATVGHYTAVQNSKNAKDKNLKRHSIISVLPWKRIVAVSAKKKNSKKVQPNSSYQNNITHLNNENLKKSLSCANLSTFAQPPPAQPPAPPASQLSGSQTGGSSSVKKAPHPAVTSAGTPKRVIVQASTSELLRCLGEFLCRRCYRLKHLSPTDPVLWLRSVDRSLLLQGWQDQGFITPANVVFLYMLCRDVISSEVGSDHELQAVLLTCLYLSYSYMGNEISYPLKPFLVESCKEAFWDRCLSVINLMSSKMLQINADPHYFTQVFSDLKNESGQEDKKRLLLGLDR, from the exons ATGGGCACGGTGCTGTCCCTGTCCCCCAGCTACCGGAAGGCCACGCTGTTTGAGGATGGCGCGGCCACCGTGGGCCACTATACGGCCGTACAGAACAGCAAGAACGCCAAGGACAAGAACCTGAAGCGCCACTCCATCATCTCCGTGCTGCCTTGGAAGAGAATCGTGGCCGTGTCGGCCAAGAAGAAGAACTCCAAGAAGGTGCAGCCCAACAGCAGCTACCAGAACAACATCACGCACCTCAACAATGAGAACCTGAAGAAGTCGCTGTCGTGCGCCAACCTGTCCACATTCGCCCAGCCCCCACCGGCCCAGCCGCCCGCACCCCCGGCCAGCCAGCTCTCGGGCTCCCAGACCGGGGGCTCCTCCTCGGTCAAGAAAGCCCCTCACCCTGCCGTCACCTCCGCAGGGACGCCCAAACGGGTCATCGTCCAGGCGTCCACCAGCGAGCTGCTGCGCTGCCTGGGTGAGTTTCTCTGCCGCCGGTGCTACCGCCTGAAGCACCTGTCCCCCACGGACCCCGTGCTCTGGCTGCGCAGCGTGGACCGCTCGCTGCTTCTGCAGGGCTGGCAGGACCAGGGCTTCATCACGCCGGCCAACGTGGTCTTCCTCTACATGCTCTGCAGGGATGTTATCTCCTCCGAGGTGGGCTCGGATCACGAGCTCCAGGCCGTCCTGCTGACGTGCCTGTACCTCTCCTACTCCTACATGGGCAACGAGATCTCCTACCCGCTCAAGCCCTTCCTGGTGGAGAGCTGCAAGGAGGCCTTTTGGGACCGTTGCCTCTCTGTCATCAACCTCATGAGCTCAAAGATGCTGCAGATAAATGCCGACCCACACTACTTCACACAGGTCTTCTCCGACCTGAAGAACGAGAGCGGCCAGGAGGACAAGAAGCGGCTCCTCCTAGGCCTGGATCG TTGA